A region of Massilia sp. WG5 DNA encodes the following proteins:
- a CDS encoding VIT family protein, with amino-acid sequence MRHQETHRIEHLGWLRAAVLGANDGMISTASLLVGIAAAHASHHNMMLTGFASLVAGSMSMATGEYVSVASQADTEKAAIKQETAELAHDGEAEHRELSAIYVKRGLDQGLAAQVATQLMAHDALGAHSRDELGIHEASQARPLQAALASALSFAVGAALPLAITAFTRADLLIGVLVAATLVGLAALGALAAKTGGAPALPAALRVTCWSALAMGSTIAIGSIFNVGI; translated from the coding sequence ATGAGGCACCAGGAAACGCATCGCATCGAACACCTGGGTTGGTTGCGCGCCGCTGTTCTCGGCGCCAACGACGGCATGATCTCGACCGCCAGCCTGCTGGTCGGCATTGCCGCCGCCCACGCGTCGCATCACAATATGATGCTGACCGGCTTCGCCAGCCTGGTCGCCGGAAGCATGTCGATGGCGACCGGCGAATATGTCTCGGTTGCCTCGCAGGCCGATACCGAAAAGGCGGCCATCAAGCAGGAAACGGCCGAGTTGGCGCACGACGGCGAGGCCGAACACCGCGAGCTGAGCGCCATCTATGTGAAGCGGGGCCTGGACCAGGGCCTGGCGGCGCAGGTTGCGACCCAGCTCATGGCGCACGACGCCCTCGGCGCCCATTCCCGCGACGAGCTCGGCATCCACGAAGCCAGCCAGGCGCGGCCGCTGCAGGCGGCGCTCGCCTCGGCGCTGAGCTTCGCCGTCGGCGCCGCGCTTCCGCTGGCGATCACGGCGTTCACCCGCGCCGATCTCCTGATCGGCGTGCTGGTTGCCGCCACCCTGGTCGGGCTGGCTGCACTCGGGGCGCTTGCCGCGAAAACCGGCGGCGCCCCGGCCCTGCCGGCAGCGCTCCGCGTCACCTGCTGGAGCGCCCTGGCGATGGGCTCGACCATTGCCATCGGCAGCATCTTCAATGTCGGCATATGA